The DNA segment CCAGGCTTGCTGAGCGAGAGCGAGAGTCAGGTCGGGGCCAATTCCCGCAGGCTCACCTGCGGTGATTACGATTCTTTTAGCTTTCATCATCACTGTCCGTCACTTCTTCAACAAAGGCACTAGCACGCAGCTCTTGCACCCAAGCGCTAGCTTCTTCGTTAAATTTACGGTTAAACAAGATACCGTAGGCTCGGTTCTTAAGCGCTGAGTCAGTGCGGTCAACTTCACGACGTTCCATTACTTCGACGATGTGCCAGCCGTGTACGGTCTTGAATGGCTCACTGATTTGTCCCGCAGGAAGAGTTTCTACTTGGTGTTTGAATTCTGGTACGTAAAGATCTGGCGTCTGGAAGCCCAGTTCACCATCTTTTGCCGCCGAGCCAGGGTCTTGGCTGTATTGCTGAGCCATTTCACCAAACGTGGCATCACCAGACTCAATACGCTCAGTGATATTGCTAAGCTCACGAAGAACGCCTTCATCGCTAAGGATAACCGTCGGTTTAATGAGGATATGTCGAGCGTTAACTTCAGTGACCGCGACGGTCTCTAAACCTTTGACGTCATCAATTTTCAGAATATGGAAGCCGACACCACTGCGGAATGGACCGATGATACTGCCTTTGTTTTGCAGTTTAATTTGGTCAGCAAAAATCGTTGGCATCTCTTCTTTACGCATCCAGCCCCAATCACCGCCTTCTAGTGCTCGAGGGCCTTTTGAATAGGTGTAGGCCATATTGGCGAAGTCTGCGCCAGCTTCGAGTTCCGCAACCAATTCATTTGCTTGCTTCTCTAGCTCTGCTCGGTCTTCAGTGTCGCTAAAGCGCAGTTGAATATGGCTGATGTTGTACTGAACCGTCGCATTGGTTTCTTCAGCAAGAAGTTCTGCCAAGTTATCTACCTCAGCTGGCAAGATATTGATTCGGCTACGAACGAGCGCATTTCTTGCTTCACTGGCGGCAATTTCTTTGCGCACTTGCTCGCGAAACGTAGCGTAAGTCAGCCCCTCTTTAGCAACCGATTGAGTCAGCTGCTCAACCGATTGGTTATTGCTCGCCGCGATATCCGCAATCGCCTCATTGAGGCGGTTGTCATCAATACGCACGCCAATACGCTCTGCTTCTTGCTGCTGTAAAGTATCAATCACCAGCTTTTCAATCACCTGTTCACGCAAGATGTCCGCGCTTGGTAATGCTTGCGGGTTATCTGCGTTATTGGCACGCAGTGTTTTCATTGCGGTGTCGATATCACTTTGCAAGATAACGCCTTCGTTGACGATAACCGCTACTTTATCCATCGCGACAGGTTGTGCGTTTACGGTTGCAGCAGCAAAGCTGCATGCTGCAGCTAGGCTTAGTAGAGTTTTATTCCACATAAAATGTTATTTCCTTTCGGTGCTCACTCTTTTGAGCACCAGATACATTATTCGTTCAAGATAAATGGTCGGCCGTAGCCAAGAGAGTTTTTCGAGCCAGAGATGTCGTATTCACTGGTGCGTACAGAGTTACCGAACCCAACGATACCGAAATTGATGCTAAAGTTGTTTTCATAAACCGGATCGCTGTCGTAGAAGAAGCTTTCACCACCGGTAGTTCCGCTCCAGTTACGTAGTTGGTTACTATAAGTAAAGCCAACATACCAGCAGTCAGAGGTGTAGTTGAGGTTAGCGAGCCACTCCAGATCTTCTTGAATGGTTAAA comes from the Vibrio astriarenae genome and includes:
- the surA gene encoding peptidylprolyl isomerase SurA — translated: MWNKTLLSLAAACSFAAATVNAQPVAMDKVAVIVNEGVILQSDIDTAMKTLRANNADNPQALPSADILREQVIEKLVIDTLQQQEAERIGVRIDDNRLNEAIADIAASNNQSVEQLTQSVAKEGLTYATFREQVRKEIAASEARNALVRSRINILPAEVDNLAELLAEETNATVQYNISHIQLRFSDTEDRAELEKQANELVAELEAGADFANMAYTYSKGPRALEGGDWGWMRKEEMPTIFADQIKLQNKGSIIGPFRSGVGFHILKIDDVKGLETVAVTEVNARHILIKPTVILSDEGVLRELSNITERIESGDATFGEMAQQYSQDPGSAAKDGELGFQTPDLYVPEFKHQVETLPAGQISEPFKTVHGWHIVEVMERREVDRTDSALKNRAYGILFNRKFNEEASAWVQELRASAFVEEVTDSDDES